Proteins co-encoded in one Dysgonomonadaceae bacterium zrk40 genomic window:
- a CDS encoding DDE-type integrase/transposase/recombinase, with amino-acid sequence MISPLEDPKIGQDTGDDGPQEFLRDLLRRSGGTVNAEVVAEAREEYGIPRSTLFRLVARFRKTQRTSSLKPKKRGTQEGVTRLDPRTERVIAEQVDDLWLKKERPSFAALLRRIREVCLAEGLSAPARRTVQRRVSELIPISAARKRGEREIEAASTPSPGQLSVAKPNALWQIDHTIVDVIVVDEQYRQPIGRPVLTIAIDVCTRMVAGFHLSLEAPSRTSVGLCLLHAVYDKTAWLDERGIDIPWPVAGLPTVLHCDNGAEFRSRALADACKEYGIKLQFRPPATPRFGGHIERLIGTMMGAVHLLPGTTFSNVKIRGDYDSEDRATFTLRELEKWIALEIVGKYHQRIHASLLRPPLALWRERQGEVDFDLPPDRMAFWTSFLPGDRRRLLKDGIHLEKIRYWSDALSRDVGRGAELEIKYDPRDLSRIFVRQSDGRFVEARYRNLAYPPVSWWEWKHAKKRLRDQGRRELQEDVIFAAIAKQRQIEDIAASSSAKARRSTARRPVKQDQKESGHVTTIDMTKPTASGDDTEFWD; translated from the coding sequence TCGACGTTATTTCGGCTCGTTGCGCGGTTTAGAAAAACGCAGCGCACCTCAAGCCTCAAACCCAAAAAACGCGGGACGCAGGAAGGCGTGACCCGTCTGGACCCGAGAACGGAGCGGGTTATTGCCGAACAAGTGGATGACTTATGGCTCAAGAAGGAAAGGCCGAGCTTTGCTGCACTATTACGACGAATCCGGGAAGTCTGCCTTGCAGAGGGCCTGTCTGCTCCGGCCCGTAGAACAGTGCAACGGAGAGTTTCGGAACTGATCCCGATTTCCGCGGCCCGCAAGCGCGGGGAACGAGAGATCGAAGCTGCATCAACGCCAAGTCCTGGCCAGTTATCTGTTGCCAAGCCGAACGCTCTTTGGCAGATCGACCACACAATCGTCGATGTCATCGTTGTCGATGAACAGTATCGTCAGCCCATCGGACGGCCAGTGCTGACAATTGCTATTGATGTTTGCACCAGAATGGTCGCCGGTTTCCATTTGTCATTGGAAGCCCCGTCCAGAACGTCTGTTGGCCTTTGCCTCCTGCACGCGGTTTACGACAAAACGGCATGGCTGGACGAGAGGGGCATTGATATTCCCTGGCCCGTCGCCGGACTACCCACGGTTCTCCATTGCGACAATGGCGCCGAATTCAGATCGCGCGCGCTCGCCGACGCTTGCAAGGAATATGGCATCAAACTGCAGTTTAGACCGCCAGCGACACCGCGCTTCGGTGGACACATCGAGCGGCTGATCGGAACGATGATGGGAGCTGTTCATCTGCTGCCAGGGACAACGTTCAGCAATGTGAAAATCAGGGGTGATTACGATTCCGAGGACCGTGCGACCTTTACATTACGCGAACTGGAAAAGTGGATCGCACTGGAAATCGTTGGGAAATACCATCAACGTATTCACGCCTCACTGTTGCGCCCTCCCCTGGCCCTATGGCGCGAACGGCAAGGTGAAGTCGATTTCGACTTGCCGCCGGACCGAATGGCGTTCTGGACCAGCTTCCTGCCAGGCGACCGGAGGCGCCTGCTGAAGGACGGCATTCACCTGGAGAAGATTCGCTACTGGTCGGACGCCCTATCACGGGATGTCGGCCGGGGTGCAGAGCTTGAGATCAAATATGATCCACGAGACCTTTCCCGGATATTCGTTCGCCAGTCGGACGGCCGGTTTGTAGAGGCGCGGTATCGAAATCTCGCCTATCCGCCGGTCTCATGGTGGGAATGGAAACACGCCAAGAAAAGGCTGCGAGACCAGGGACGGCGTGAGTTACAGGAAGACGTTATTTTTGCAGCGATCGCAAAACAGCGACAGATTGAGGACATTGCCGCATCCTCAAGCGCTAAAGCGCGCCGGAGTACCGCGCGAAGACCTGTTAAACAGGACCAAAAGGAAAGCGGCCATGTCACGACCATAGATATGACCAAACCAACTGCTTCAGGCGACGACACGGAATTTTGGGATTGA